From the genome of Parasteatoda tepidariorum isolate YZ-2023 chromosome X1, CAS_Ptep_4.0, whole genome shotgun sequence, one region includes:
- the LOC110282185 gene encoding U6 snRNA-associated Sm-like protein LSm1, which yields MMNGLKWNPWSEDLPGAASLLEQIDKRIFVWLRDGRMYVGTLRTVDQFANLVMSESFLRVQFGNDYGDIPQGILMIRGENVALLGEEKERKECKYSAEQLLAIQGYLDNRQKEIDDLKSLAYWKRGLIFTPDDYF from the exons ATGATGAATGGTTTAAAGTGGAACCCTTGGTCTGAG gatCTTCCTGGTGCAGCTTCACTTCTGGAACAAATTGATAAGAGGATATTCGTTTGGTTGCGAGATGGAAGAATGTATGTTGGGACTCTCCGAACTGTTGACCAATTTGCCAACTTAGTTATGTCTGAATCTTTTTTGCGTGTTCAATTTGGGAATGATTATGGGGACATTCCTCAAGGCATTCTAATGATAAGAGGAGAAAATGTAGCACTCCttggagaagaaaaagaaaggaaagaatGCAAGTATTCAGCTGAACAACTGCTTGCAATTCAAGGATATTTAGATAATCGTCAAAAGGAAATTGATGATCTTAAGTCATTAGCCTATTGGAAACGCGGATTAATTTTCACTCCAGAcgattatttttaa
- the LOC122269690 gene encoding proclotting enzyme produces the protein MQLLLLGWVFLLCFKETIQQNRYTTAGAKVIFPRSSATENTCTTLTARSGNCVALYQCRNLIEQRNLGVLRRSLCGFEGKAPKVCCPLLEDEEFTTDTPVAVKGYKSNESDILNHTSTTSTEFNTNRSTNPGSSNETQDGRRLSSPFPNDCGKTHVTFRRIVGGQESVIGAWPWMAVIYYVRRRGISAECGGVLVTNKHVVTAAHCIVSSRRGTTMRPSQLRVRLGDHNIDTTDDGADPIDISVQNIIKFDSFDLRTFQNDIAILVLRDTVTFTEHITPICIPFDVFREDDLSQRNAFVAGWGTLSYAGPSSSTLQEVQVRIWENDKCKVVFRREVPITGANLCAGDGDKDACRGDSGGPLMLAHQDGKFYLIGLVSFGKKCAEPGVPGVYTRITNFLDWIERNVENSM, from the exons gcGCTAAAGTGATTTTTCCTCGTTCATCTGCTACTGAAAACACGTGTACTACTCTGACGGCTAGATCTGGTAATTGCGTTGCACTTTATCAATGTCGCAATTTGATTGAACAACGCAACTTGGGCGTCTTGAGAAGATCTTTGTGTGGTTTTGAAGGGAAAGCTCCTAAAGTTTGTTGCCCACTTTTAGAAGACGAAGAATTTACTACCGATACTCCAGTTGCTGTTAAGGGTTATAAGTCAAATGAATCGGATATTTTGAACCATACATCAACAACCTCTACTGAATTTAACACTAATCGTAGCACCAATCCAGGAAGCTCTAACGAAACACAAGATGGAAGAAGACTAAGTAGTCCTTTTCCGAATG aTTGCGGCAAAACACACGTTACTTTTCGAAGAATAGTAGGAGGACAAGAGTCAGTTATCGGAGCCTGGCCATGGATG gccgTCATATATTATGTTAGAAGAAGAGGTATTAGTGCTGAATGTGGAGGAGTATTAGTTACTAATAAACATGTCGTAACAGCAGCTCATTGCATTGTTAGTTCTCGAAGAGGAACTac AATGAGACCATCACAGTTGAGGGTACGTCTTGGTGATCACAACATCGACACAACTGACGATGGAGCAGATCCCATTGATATTTctgttcaaaatattataaaatttgattcttttgatttacgtacttttcaaaatgatattgcCATACTTGTTCTAAGGGACACCGTTACTTTTACTGAACATATTACTCCTATATGCATACCTTTCGATGTATTTAGAGAAGATGATTTATCTCAAAGGAATGCTTTTGTAGCAGGCTGGGGAACTCTTAGTTATG CTGGACCATCAAGTTCAACTTTGCAAGAAGTTCAGGTTAGAATTTGGGAAAATGATAAATGTAAAGTTGTTTTCCGGAGGGAAGTTCCAATAACTGGAGCAAATTTGTGCGCTGGAGATGGGGACAAAGATGCTTGCCGA ggTGATTCTGGAGGTCCTTTAATGTTAGCTCATCAAGATGGAAAGTTTTATCTAATTGGACTCGTATCGTTTGGTAAAAAATGTGCTGAACCGGGTGTTCCAGGAGTTTACACCAGGATCACGAATTTCCTTGATTGGATTGAACGAAATGTTGAAAATTCTATGTAA